The proteins below are encoded in one region of Peptococcaceae bacterium 1198_IL3148:
- a CDS encoding FadR/GntR family transcriptional regulator, whose protein sequence is MEFRPIRTKKIYEEIIEQIKTMIAEGKLRPGDKLISEREMAEKMQVGRSAVREAFRALEAMKIIKIKPGEGTYIREASSEHIIEALSLVLSAEQDTAKELMELRIILEVQSAGLAAKRRKESDLAVMKRALHQMELDVKNGEYGEKADFAFHYAIAKATKNTMVLRLMANISDTMSNVMHTARVELFRDPSRPQQLLDEHWSIYQAIADSNQQLAQKSMYDHLHNVEKSAFPR, encoded by the coding sequence ATGGAATTTCGACCGATTAGAACAAAAAAAATATATGAAGAAATAATAGAACAAATCAAAACAATGATAGCTGAAGGTAAGTTGCGCCCAGGGGACAAGTTAATATCTGAACGTGAAATGGCAGAAAAAATGCAAGTGGGCAGATCTGCCGTGCGGGAAGCCTTTCGGGCTTTGGAGGCAATGAAGATTATCAAAATAAAGCCCGGTGAAGGTACCTATATCCGCGAAGCCAGCTCGGAACATATTATCGAGGCACTATCTTTAGTTCTCAGCGCAGAACAAGACACTGCCAAGGAATTGATGGAATTGAGAATAATACTGGAAGTGCAAAGTGCAGGCTTAGCCGCCAAGCGCCGTAAAGAAAGCGATTTAGCGGTAATGAAAAGGGCATTGCATCAAATGGAATTGGACGTTAAAAATGGTGAATATGGAGAAAAGGCAGATTTTGCTTTTCACTACGCCATTGCTAAAGCCACTAAAAACACTATGGTTTTAAGATTAATGGCCAACATCTCAGACACCATGAGCAATGTCATGCACACCGCCAGAGTGGAATTATTTCGCGATCCCAGCAGACCACAACAACTTTTAGACGAGCACTGGTCAATTTACCAGGCAATAGCCGATTCAAACCAACAGTTGGCACAAAAATCAATGTATGACCACTTACACAACGTGGAAAAAAGCGCCTTTCCTAGATAA
- the ruvX gene encoding Holliday junction resolvase RuvX produces MRIMGLDVGDRTIGVALSDLMGWTAQGLEVIRRSDEKKDIDRLAEIIQQYEVDRIVVGLPKNMNGTIGPQAEKVQAFTEAMQQTIDLPVEFWDERLTTVAAERLLIGADVSRGKRKKVIDKMAATFILQGYLDRKNGS; encoded by the coding sequence TTGAGAATTATGGGCCTAGATGTCGGTGACCGAACCATTGGTGTTGCCCTCAGCGATTTAATGGGGTGGACTGCCCAAGGATTGGAAGTTATCAGACGTAGCGATGAAAAGAAAGACATAGATAGACTGGCTGAAATTATTCAACAATATGAAGTTGATAGAATTGTCGTCGGCCTGCCTAAAAATATGAATGGCACCATCGGTCCCCAGGCTGAGAAGGTACAAGCCTTTACCGAAGCGATGCAACAAACCATTGATTTGCCGGTAGAATTTTGGGATGAGCGATTAACCACTGTTGCTGCAGAGAGATTGCTTATTGGGGCCGACGTCAGCCGGGGTAAAAGAAAAAAAGTAATTGATAAAATGGCCGCAACATTTATATTACAAGGTTACCTAGACCGAAAAAATGGCAGTTAA
- a CDS encoding DUF1292 domain-containing protein, translating to MPEHDEVVTLIDEEGKEHDFTVVDIIEVEGSEYAILLPAEEDADEAVILKFDKDEDGNEILVDIEEDEEWEKVADAWEELVTSEGDDAN from the coding sequence GTGCCAGAGCATGATGAAGTTGTTACATTAATAGATGAAGAAGGCAAGGAACACGACTTTACAGTTGTGGATATAATTGAAGTTGAAGGTTCCGAGTATGCTATCTTACTTCCCGCCGAAGAAGATGCTGATGAAGCTGTTATCTTAAAGTTTGATAAAGATGAAGATGGTAATGAAATCTTAGTTGATATTGAAGAAGATGAAGAGTGGGAAAAGGTTGCCGATGCTTGGGAAGAACTGGTAACCAGCGAAGGTGACGACGCTAACTAA
- a CDS encoding VanW family protein — translation MIKRSTYITPLICLLLFMATFVFVGEDIKILLSTQHILPGIKVKGIDIGGLNKQQTAERLNQLEKEILQIPVNLVYNNQTWSLPLEKVGLQIDIDQTITRAMQMGRQGSISERWQTYRRIKEQGYTVQPLIKINQQQLVEEVNKLVGHLNVPAKNAVLNIDDDDKITIIPSKNGKEIDMEILQRNLQQQPLAGKGFDLLLPLVEVMPEYTTEDIQEMGITGLLASYTTKFDPKITNRSYNIRVAANALDGLIITPGQEVSFNEVVGPRSSEAGYKTAGVIENNELVEGVGGGVCQVSTTLYNAVLLADLEISERRNHSLPINYVPIGRDATVVYGLVDFKFINNSGRCLYLKTEVKSGQLTVKIFGDSSQRQQVIVNSWIEQELEPETIYEEDNNLKRGQKVIKQEGSKGYVVNVEKIVLKNGEVIKRQQLPISRYNPVNEVIAVGTADQERVITPPRGIDFEATSENN, via the coding sequence ATGATCAAGAGATCAACATACATCACCCCGTTAATATGTCTGCTGTTGTTTATGGCCACCTTTGTTTTTGTAGGCGAAGACATAAAGATATTGTTATCAACCCAACATATACTGCCGGGAATTAAGGTAAAGGGAATAGATATAGGTGGCTTAAACAAACAACAGACTGCCGAAAGGCTTAATCAACTAGAGAAGGAAATATTACAGATACCAGTAAATCTGGTCTATAATAATCAAACCTGGTCATTGCCATTGGAGAAAGTTGGCCTACAGATTGATATAGACCAAACCATAACTCGGGCCATGCAAATGGGACGGCAGGGCTCAATAAGCGAGCGTTGGCAAACCTACCGCCGTATTAAAGAGCAGGGATATACGGTGCAACCGTTGATTAAAATAAATCAGCAGCAGTTAGTTGAAGAAGTAAACAAACTGGTTGGGCATTTAAATGTACCGGCAAAAAATGCAGTATTAAATATTGATGATGACGATAAAATTACCATTATTCCATCAAAAAATGGAAAAGAGATCGATATGGAAATATTACAAAGGAATTTGCAACAACAACCTTTAGCCGGGAAAGGGTTTGATCTTTTATTGCCATTGGTGGAAGTTATGCCGGAATATACCACTGAAGATATCCAAGAAATGGGTATCACCGGTCTGCTGGCCAGTTATACCACCAAATTTGACCCCAAAATAACCAACCGTTCTTACAATATCAGAGTGGCTGCCAATGCGCTGGATGGCCTAATAATCACCCCCGGTCAAGAAGTTTCTTTTAATGAAGTGGTGGGTCCGCGCAGTTCAGAGGCCGGCTATAAAACTGCCGGGGTAATTGAGAATAACGAATTGGTAGAAGGAGTTGGTGGTGGTGTTTGTCAAGTATCAACCACTTTGTATAACGCAGTATTGCTGGCAGATCTTGAAATATCTGAACGGCGTAATCATTCCTTGCCAATAAATTATGTACCCATTGGCAGAGATGCCACTGTGGTCTATGGTTTAGTGGATTTTAAGTTTATAAATAATAGTGGCCGCTGTTTATACTTAAAAACAGAGGTTAAATCTGGTCAACTGACAGTAAAGATATTTGGTGACAGTAGCCAAAGACAGCAGGTAATTGTGAACAGCTGGATAGAACAAGAGCTAGAACCAGAAACTATTTATGAAGAAGACAACAATTTAAAGCGGGGACAAAAAGTAATAAAGCAGGAGGGAAGTAAAGGTTATGTGGTCAACGTAGAAAAAATTGTCTTAAAGAATGGAGAAGTAATTAAACGGCAACAACTACCCATAAGTCGCTATAATCCAGTAAACGAAGTAATTGCCGTGGGAACGGCGGATCAAGAAAGAGTAATTACTCCGCCAAGGGGAATTGACTTTGAAGCAACGTCAGAGAATAATTAA
- the alaS gene encoding alanine--tRNA ligase, translating into MTGNEIREKFLKFFEERGHQIQPSASLIPHNDPSILWTAAGMVPFKPYFTGQATPEVTRVTTCQKCLRTPDIEEVGKTARHHTFFEMLGNFSFGDYFKEQAIPWAWEFVTETLGLPKDKLWITIYLDDDEAFDIWHKQVGIPADKIVRMGKDTNFWEIGVGPCGPCSEIYIDLGAERGCGSADCAVGCDCDRFLEIWNLVFIQFFRDEEGNYKPLKNKGIDTGMGLERVTSVIQRVATNFDTDLLRDIMDFTAALVNVKYGDQRDSDLALKVIADHARAVTFAISDGALPSNEGRGYVIRRLLRRAVRFGRVLGMEDTFLYKVAGAVIDKMFGAYPELNQKRDHILRVIRTEEERFLETLSQGTDILNQLMTDAKAAGQIEITGADAFRLYDTFGFPLELTKEIAEEQGLTVDEDGFNQALEEQRQRARNARQETEYLSERGAMYKALKEEYGETHFVGYGQLKTEANILGIVKDNLQELQAVAGEEIELILDVTPCYAESGGQVADHGYVIGKDFKVEIQGVNKPVENFVVHRGKVISGVVRRHEKVQVQVAAERRYDIMRNHSATHLLHKALKVVLGEHVNQAGSLVEPDRLRFDFTHYAAVSAEELKQIETLVNNAILNNLAVEVTETSLANAKTMGAMALFGEKYGQKVRVVKMGDFSLELCGGTHVHSTSEIGLFKVLSESSVGAGLRRIEAVTGLGVLKYLASKEQQLDQIAAAVKATPQETLKKIKDLQQRLKDTECELEAIRAKLSQQQASDLTEQVKDVKGVKVLAAVVTVADIDGLRDMADVLRDKLRSGVVVLGADIGGKASLIVAATKDMLNKGVHAGKIIKEIAQVVGGGGGGRPDMAQAGGKDPSKLQEAIDKCYRVVEEQLQ; encoded by the coding sequence TTGACTGGTAATGAAATAAGAGAGAAATTTTTGAAATTCTTCGAAGAACGTGGCCACCAAATTCAACCCAGCGCATCGTTAATTCCCCATAATGATCCCAGTATTTTATGGACAGCAGCTGGTATGGTGCCCTTTAAACCCTATTTCACTGGACAAGCTACACCGGAGGTGACTAGAGTCACCACTTGTCAAAAATGTTTGCGTACCCCTGACATTGAAGAAGTGGGTAAAACTGCCCGGCACCATACTTTTTTTGAGATGTTGGGTAATTTTTCCTTTGGTGATTATTTTAAAGAACAGGCAATCCCCTGGGCTTGGGAATTTGTCACCGAAACCCTTGGGTTACCTAAGGACAAGCTCTGGATAACCATCTATCTTGATGATGATGAAGCCTTTGACATTTGGCACAAACAAGTGGGTATCCCAGCAGACAAAATTGTTCGGATGGGTAAAGATACTAACTTTTGGGAAATTGGTGTTGGACCATGTGGTCCCTGTTCCGAAATATACATAGATTTAGGTGCAGAACGGGGTTGCGGCAGCGCTGATTGTGCAGTGGGTTGTGACTGTGACCGTTTCTTAGAAATCTGGAACTTAGTTTTCATTCAGTTTTTCCGTGATGAAGAGGGTAACTATAAACCGCTAAAAAATAAAGGTATCGATACCGGTATGGGATTAGAACGGGTGACTTCGGTAATCCAAAGGGTGGCCACCAATTTTGACACCGACCTGTTGCGTGACATTATGGACTTTACGGCGGCGTTGGTTAACGTAAAATACGGTGATCAAAGGGATAGCGACTTAGCACTAAAGGTAATTGCCGACCATGCCAGAGCGGTTACCTTTGCCATTAGCGATGGTGCGCTACCGTCTAACGAAGGCAGAGGTTACGTTATTCGCCGGCTATTGCGCCGGGCGGTTCGCTTTGGTCGAGTGCTGGGCATGGAGGATACCTTTTTGTACAAGGTTGCCGGCGCTGTCATCGATAAAATGTTTGGTGCTTATCCGGAATTGAACCAAAAGCGGGATCACATTCTGCGGGTTATACGCACAGAGGAAGAACGTTTCTTAGAAACGCTGTCCCAAGGTACCGATATATTAAATCAGTTAATGACAGATGCTAAAGCTGCCGGTCAAATCGAAATTACCGGTGCCGATGCCTTTAGACTTTATGATACCTTTGGTTTCCCGTTGGAGCTAACTAAAGAAATTGCCGAGGAACAGGGTTTAACTGTGGACGAAGATGGTTTTAATCAGGCTCTGGAAGAGCAACGGCAACGGGCTCGCAATGCCCGCCAAGAGACCGAATATTTATCTGAACGGGGTGCGATGTATAAAGCGCTGAAGGAAGAGTACGGCGAAACCCACTTTGTTGGTTACGGTCAACTAAAAACAGAAGCCAATATCCTAGGAATTGTTAAAGATAATTTACAAGAACTACAGGCGGTGGCTGGGGAAGAAATTGAACTGATTTTGGATGTAACTCCTTGTTATGCTGAAAGCGGTGGCCAAGTGGCGGACCACGGATATGTTATTGGTAAGGATTTTAAAGTGGAAATTCAAGGGGTTAATAAGCCCGTGGAGAACTTTGTTGTTCACCGCGGCAAAGTAATTTCCGGTGTGGTGCGCCGTCACGAAAAAGTACAGGTACAGGTGGCTGCTGAACGCCGCTATGATATTATGCGCAATCACTCAGCAACCCACCTGTTACATAAAGCATTAAAGGTTGTTTTGGGTGAGCATGTTAATCAAGCAGGTTCACTGGTGGAACCTGATCGGTTGCGATTTGACTTTACTCATTATGCTGCGGTATCTGCAGAGGAACTAAAACAGATAGAAACGCTAGTAAACAATGCTATATTAAATAATTTAGCAGTAGAAGTTACCGAAACATCCCTTGCCAACGCTAAAACCATGGGGGCCATGGCCCTTTTTGGAGAAAAGTATGGACAAAAGGTGCGGGTAGTTAAAATGGGGGATTTCAGCCTTGAATTGTGTGGTGGTACCCATGTGCATTCAACATCTGAAATCGGCTTATTTAAAGTTTTATCCGAGAGTAGCGTTGGAGCTGGTTTGCGGCGTATTGAAGCAGTTACAGGTTTAGGAGTGTTAAAATACCTAGCATCTAAAGAACAACAATTAGATCAAATTGCTGCTGCTGTTAAAGCTACTCCCCAAGAGACTTTAAAGAAGATTAAGGATTTGCAACAGCGACTAAAGGACACTGAGTGTGAACTGGAAGCAATAAGAGCGAAGTTGTCCCAACAACAAGCCAGTGATCTTACTGAACAGGTTAAGGATGTAAAAGGGGTGAAGGTGTTAGCCGCGGTGGTAACGGTTGCTGATATTGACGGACTACGCGATATGGCGGACGTACTGCGGGATAAGTTGAGATCCGGTGTGGTTGTACTGGGAGCAGATATTGGCGGCAAGGCAAGCCTAATTGTGGCTGCCACCAAGGATATGCTGAATAAAGGCGTTCATGCCGGCAAAATAATTAAAGAAATTGCTCAGGTAGTAGGAGGCGGTGGTGGTGGTAGGCCAGATATGGCTCAAGCCGGTGGTAAAGACCCCTCTAAGCTGCAAGAGGCAATTGATAAGTGCTACCGGGTGGTTGAAGAACAACTTCAGTAA
- a CDS encoding IreB family regulatory phosphoprotein — protein MTRDFSEDTVMFKVQTEEVNQARDILTTVYRSLKEKGYNPINQIVGYLLSGDPAYITSHGNARSLIRRLERDELLEELVKYYLNHNK, from the coding sequence ATGACAAGGGATTTTTCGGAAGATACTGTGATGTTTAAGGTACAAACTGAAGAAGTGAATCAAGCCCGTGATATTTTAACCACGGTGTATCGGTCGCTAAAGGAAAAGGGTTATAACCCGATTAATCAAATTGTGGGTTATTTATTGTCTGGCGATCCAGCTTATATTACCAGCCACGGCAATGCCCGTAGCTTAATTAGACGTTTGGAAAGGGACGAACTGTTAGAGGAATTGGTTAAGTATTATTTGAACCATAACAAATAA